From the genome of Kwoniella bestiolae CBS 10118 chromosome 5, complete sequence, one region includes:
- a CDS encoding 40S ribosomal protein eS24, with protein MDPQGAVTIRTTQFITNRLLNRRQFIVTVFHPTRANISRSELGEKLAGLYKTEAARVSVFGLKTKFGGGVSTGFGLIYDDEESQKKFEPKHRLVRSGLADKVVKASRKLRKERKNRSKKVRGKAKTKAGEPAKKK; from the exons ATG GACCCCCAAGGAGCCGTAACCATCCGAACCACTCAATTCATCACCAACCGTCTTCTCAACCGAAGACAGTTCATCGTCACCGTCTTCCACCCCACCCGAGCCAACATCTCCCGATCCGAACTCGGTGAGAAACTCGCCGGTCTCTACAAGACCGAGGCCGCCAGAGTATCGGTATTTGGATTGAAGACTAAGTTCGGTGGTGGTGTATCGACTGGTTTTGGTTTGATctacgatgatgaggaatcaCAAAAGAAGTTCGAGCCTAAGCACAGACTTGTaaga TCCGGTCTCGCCGACAAGGTCGTCAAGGCCTCCAGAAAACTcagaaaggagagaaagaacagatccaagaag GTACGAGGAAAGGCCAAGACCAAGGCCGGAGAACCCGCCAAGAAGAAGTAA